A window from Rhizosphaericola mali encodes these proteins:
- a CDS encoding porin family protein produces the protein MVKKIILSALIAFGISKSYSQNNVEFGLSGSYINSTISSSSSNTTSGSTNYSSKSGFGFGAFFNLPFDKNWSIQPSLNYQRLGSNITGYFFNTSYNVNVNFTASYFTIPVLARYTFTHSDFTLLAGPQYDILLDASKNIGGSSTKIKDNFKSSGFTAVGGAEYRLPFMNKKFGIGAKYQYGLSNIVKDETNNGNKSMKNRSIVASIFYTF, from the coding sequence ATGGTAAAAAAAATCATTCTATCGGCTTTAATTGCCTTCGGTATTAGCAAAAGCTATAGTCAAAACAATGTAGAATTTGGATTAAGTGGCAGCTATATCAATTCTACTATTTCGAGTTCTTCATCTAACACTACATCTGGTAGTACAAACTATTCTAGCAAATCAGGCTTTGGATTTGGTGCTTTTTTCAATTTACCATTTGATAAAAATTGGTCGATCCAACCATCTTTGAATTATCAAAGACTAGGATCAAATATCACTGGTTATTTTTTTAATACCAGCTACAACGTTAATGTAAATTTTACCGCATCTTATTTCACGATTCCAGTATTGGCTCGCTATACTTTCACACATTCTGATTTCACCTTATTAGCAGGTCCGCAATACGATATATTATTAGATGCCTCAAAAAATATTGGAGGTTCAAGTACGAAAATTAAAGACAATTTTAAATCATCAGGATTTACAGCTGTAGGTGGTGCAGAATATAGATTACCATTCATGAATAAGAAATTTGGCATTGGAGCTAAATATCAATATGGGCTAAGCAACATCGTTAAAGATGAAACAAATAACGGAAATAAATCTATGAAAAATAGATCTATCGTTGCATCCATTTTCTACACGTTTTAA
- a CDS encoding DinB family protein — translation MGRTEVWLRNEKIENLDPILQPAANALLEAKEELSIYLNDFPESKLWTKPAGCASIGFHLKHISGFLDRLLTYADGKMLDENQLDYLSKEEFIEDIQLDKLLSNTINSIENTVEHYKSYPISTFTESRYVGRNKIPTTTIGLLFHAAEHTMRHIGQILVTSKILKDKDLSI, via the coding sequence ATGGGGCGCACAGAAGTTTGGCTAAGAAACGAAAAAATAGAAAATTTAGATCCTATTTTACAACCAGCTGCTAATGCTTTGCTGGAAGCAAAAGAAGAATTATCTATTTATTTAAATGATTTTCCTGAATCTAAACTATGGACAAAACCAGCAGGTTGCGCTTCCATTGGTTTTCATTTAAAACATATTTCGGGCTTTCTTGACAGATTATTGACGTATGCAGATGGAAAGATGCTCGATGAGAATCAATTGGACTATTTGTCAAAGGAAGAATTTATAGAAGATATACAATTAGACAAACTACTTTCTAATACAATAAACAGTATTGAAAATACAGTTGAGCATTATAAATCTTACCCAATTTCCACCTTTACCGAATCAAGGTATGTTGGCAGAAATAAAATACCCACAACTACAATCGGTTTATTATTTCACGCGGCGGAACATACAATGAGACACATTGGTCAAATATTGGTAACTTCTAAAATATTAAAAGACAAAGATTTATCCATTTAA
- a CDS encoding peroxiredoxin family protein: MKAFLGIFLLLIGFSLQSNAYDLTPGKWHAAIHREDGKNIVFTLAISKVKNQTTFSFINGKESLKTTDIQSKGDSLIVHMPVFESFFRLKIINKDSLQGDWVRNGISAETKIPFTATAKISKRFPYTTTTNAVNASGKWALNFSNDDNKPSPAIGVFQEKNHIVTGSILTPTGDYRFLEGVTSGDSILLSTFDGVHALVFAGKINIKDSTISGNMISGAKGLTAFTGKKDLNPQLPNTSEMYVKDGESGKLNFTFKDLNGKEVSINDPKFKNKVVIIDLMGSWCPNCMDETAFLSDFYKKNKARGVEVIGLAYEYTTDYERSVKSLTKFQKKFDVQYPMLITGVSVADPKRTEKTLPELTDIKMFPSTIILDKTGKVAFIDTGFEGPGTGEYYTKFVKEFDEKIDKLLK, translated from the coding sequence ATGAAGGCTTTTTTAGGAATATTTCTACTTTTAATAGGTTTTTCATTGCAATCCAATGCGTATGATTTAACTCCGGGCAAATGGCATGCCGCTATTCATAGAGAAGATGGAAAAAATATTGTATTTACATTAGCCATTTCCAAAGTTAAAAACCAAACGACGTTTTCTTTTATCAATGGAAAAGAGTCCTTAAAAACGACCGATATTCAATCCAAAGGCGATTCTCTAATTGTGCATATGCCCGTATTTGAATCCTTTTTTCGACTAAAGATTATCAATAAAGATAGTTTGCAAGGCGATTGGGTTCGTAATGGTATTTCCGCTGAAACAAAGATCCCATTTACGGCAACGGCCAAGATTTCCAAAAGATTTCCTTATACCACGACTACGAATGCTGTAAATGCGAGTGGAAAATGGGCTTTGAATTTTTCTAATGATGACAATAAACCAAGTCCCGCGATTGGTGTATTCCAAGAGAAAAATCATATTGTAACAGGATCCATATTAACGCCTACTGGTGATTATCGCTTTTTAGAAGGAGTAACAAGTGGTGATTCCATTTTGCTTTCTACATTTGATGGTGTCCATGCGCTTGTTTTCGCAGGTAAGATTAATATTAAAGATTCAACAATTTCGGGTAATATGATAAGTGGAGCCAAAGGGTTGACTGCATTTACGGGAAAAAAAGATTTGAATCCACAATTACCAAATACTTCTGAAATGTATGTAAAGGATGGAGAATCTGGAAAATTGAATTTTACATTTAAAGATTTGAATGGCAAAGAAGTGTCTATCAACGATCCAAAATTTAAAAATAAGGTGGTTATCATTGACTTAATGGGAAGTTGGTGTCCCAATTGTATGGATGAAACGGCTTTTTTAAGTGATTTTTATAAAAAAAATAAAGCTCGTGGAGTGGAAGTTATAGGATTGGCGTACGAATACACAACAGACTATGAAAGATCAGTGAAAAGTTTGACCAAATTCCAAAAGAAGTTTGATGTACAATATCCGATGTTGATCACTGGCGTGAGTGTTGCGGATCCAAAACGTACAGAAAAAACCTTACCCGAATTAACTGATATAAAAATGTTTCCTAGTACGATCATTTTGGATAAAACAGGCAAAGTTGCTTTTATTGATACTGGATTTGAAGGGCCTGGGACTGGCGAATACTACACAAAATTTGTAAAAGAATTTGATGAAAAAATTGATAAACTCTTGAAATAA